A region of the Epinephelus fuscoguttatus linkage group LG22, E.fuscoguttatus.final_Chr_v1 genome:
ctgcgccaggcgcacggtgtgccaaacttgcaaaatccgcctggccacacccagttgccgaagcgcaggtgcgctgtgcccccgcctcgcccagtctgcgaaactagagcccaaagtctatcagccaatcaggaacTTGCGGGGGGGGGCCAgcgggagaaacactactgtgcatTTTCTGTGGGCCACGGAAGGAAATCCAGAAGCTATGAGCTACGAAGCTACGAATgcgccatgctagcagctccaCTGGAATGAATAGGGTCCATCTTGGGGTCTAGTATCTAGTTATGATTATACATTTATGATTCAACCATATAGCATAGACCATTAGCATTGATTTagagctgtgtttctgtctacaaagtgaatgtaagtccaatattaaTTCTAATTAAGTTTGCATGTTATTTGGCACTGGGCATATAGGTGTACAATGGTTTCATCAGAGCTTTTTagctgaaaaaaagtcatactgaaCTAATATTCTCAGTTATCAACTTAAAAATTTgaattagtgcagctttaaaagcAGCATCAATATTGATACTATGTCAGACAACTAAAACAATACATGAGATTGCCACAGTAACAATAATGTAGCAAGAACAATTACGATCTTCATTTGCACTGACCTTAGTGTTTCCAGTCTACAGTGTGGGCTCCTCAGACCAGCAGTAAAAAGCGATACACCAGAATCCTTCAGGAGGTTGTTGCTGAGGTCAAGAGTTTTCAGGTGTGATGCATCTGACTTCAAAACTGTAGCCAAGTCTGCACAGCAATTCTCTTTCAGCTTGCACTGATTCaacctgtaaaaaaacaacaggggtTTTTATCTCTGCACAGTGGTCACTACAATGGACAACTATTTGAATGCCATTTTCTTGTATAAACATGGGTTTTGATGCTATAGTTGCTTTAGAGTTGACCCTAATGCGTCATGacatacactgccacccattggccaaGTGTTGTAAGTGCACCACAAATCTCTTAAATCCAAGATGGTGGACAGAATGCAAGAAATGTTGTGCTTCTCAGGATTATCTTGCCAATCCTTATATAATAGGGGACCCTTTGCAGGTAAATACAATTTGGTAATATCAAGTAACGTCTAATGAACAATACAGTTGTCAAAATTACAATGTATGGATTTTATGTTGGGAGGAAATTATGAACAATCATCTTTTAACTAAACTGGATACCATGCAATGTTGGCTATATCTCAACTACAGTTAATACTACTGCAACTTTGTTGTTCTTGAAAATACTACATCTGCAGTGACTTTTTTGGCATTAAATTAATTGATGTGTGTTGTTAGAATGTGACTGGCATTTTTTATCACAAAAACAATATTGTGacaatattattgttattttagtttaaaaaaaatagttcaaTGGGGGGAAGTGTGGAGTCAAGAGGAAGAAGTtgaatgagggagggagggggtacAGGAATGATGCAACACATTCACGCTGACCTTgacacatattgacgtttggtcatggactttccaagtCTACGTGAAagataccctgggtgcgttggttaaTAACAATCTGGGAcggtcaagttctgcctgttacatgcattgtcttcttttaaaatacacttctgtttcacaggaaatttatttttatttatttttttttctttcaaaataaacgcactatgttggtacaacaacgcaaatgcatttttttttccttcaataactaacgcacatggttgggcttaggcaacaaaagcacgtcattgggtttaggaaaaaagaacagggtttggcttactATAAACAACACAGTAAGATTGTTAGAGACTGTTAGAGACTGAACAACGGTCTCCCAGGTGAAAATAGCATCCAGTCAGTGTttggctcttttttttcccttcaataACTAATGCATGCTGTTGGgttaagacaacaaaaacacttggtcacatttaggcacaaaaacacatggttgggttgaggaaaaaagaagagggtttggctttataatcttgcgggacacaaacaacagtctcccaggtgaaagtcacgTCCAGTCAgtgtttgacctttttttttccttcaacaactaatgcatgttgttgggtttaggcaacaaaagcacgtggtggtgttttggaaaaaagaagagggtttggctttataatcttacgggatgcaGACACACGCTCTACCGGAtgacagtcagtgtttgttggacgtacccaccacccctccctcacAACTTGGagtttcgccaccttaactttcattcttgtacTGCCACGTTTCTCCCTGACATTGTCTAGtgttgttaaactataacggcaaccagccacACATATCATGCCAACCTTAAAGGACAGTTTTTTTCCTCAGTGGCTGATGCCACAAGGCCAAGAGagggatttcgacaacttcggagtgacaGTGGGTTGAGAGAGGAGTAGAAGAAGAgtggaaaatgtgttaaaatatttgAACCGACTAGTTTAAcagcattaaaaatatattttttatagttttacataatatatgtttaaaagaaatgaacttaatttttctttttcatgacTAAAAAGGAATAAAGACATTTACGAAAAAAATCTTGACCAATGTAGTAACAATTCATGCATGAAGGGGTTAAAAATATTAATCATGAATAAATTCAAGTCCAAGCAAGTGATTTAAATTTGTCAGCAAGAAGAAGGTCTAACCTGATTGTTTCTAGTTTGCAGTGGTGGCTGCGCAGTCCCACACATAGAGCCTTCACTCCTGCTTCCTGGAAGTCATTAGTACTCAGATCCAGTTCTCTGAGTTGGGTAGACTCTGTGCTGAGAGCAACAGCCAGTGCCGCACAGCAGGCTCCTTCGAGTTTACACTTGTGTAATCTAATAAAAGGGGCAATAAAAAGGTCTTTTAATATTCTGAATTGAACAATAGCAAGTGGACTGCATTTAATTCAATAGCAATTATGACAGCAAACCGCAGTAAACCTAAACCACAGGTCTTTTAACCACATGAAGTGGTTGTTTGCAGGATTATGACTTATGATTATAAGTTTATGACTGTAACTATTGTTACAGACCTTAAAGTCCTTAGTTTACAATGTGGGCTCCCTAATCCAACAGCAAGCAGCTTCACCCCTGAATCCTtcaggttgttgtcactcaggtCCAGCCCTGTCAGGTGAGAGGAAGTTGAGCTCAGCGCGGAGGCCAACATTTCACAGCAGTTCTCAGAGAGGTTGCAGCGATTTAgcctggaaaaacaaacaaacacattttctttcttaatgGGAACATAAAGTGCTCAGGTCAAAGTCTGAGAAAAGCTGCACAGAaatgtaatttgtttgtttatagagCAACTAAAACCAACATGCAAGAGGAACACTGTTATCCTGTGGGTAAACTCACAGAGCATGTGTGGAGGAAGTAATGACAGTCAGCAGCTTCACTACCCCTTCTTCTGATCTTATGTACTTCTTCAAGTCAAACTTCTCTGTCGCCTCTGATGTCATCAGTTCAAAAGTGAGAGCAGACCACTGGACCGGAGACAGCTTTTTGGGCTCAAGCCTCCCAGAACTCACAAAGCTCTGGATCTCCTGCACCAAGGACTCCTCTCTGAGCTCACTCAGGCAGTGGAAGAGGTTAAGCTTGGCCTCTGGTTCCTCTTTGATCTTCTCCTTGATAAACTGGATGGTTCTCACCACATCTTCCTCTCCCTCAGCTTCCAAAGGCAGTATTCTACCCAGGAGCTCCTGGTTTGGCTTCAGTGACAGTCCAAGGAGAAAGCGGAGGAAGAGGTCCCAGCGGCCGTCAGGGCTCTCCAAGGCTTTTTCGATGGCAATCTTGTGAAAACTGAACACAGACTTGGGGAACCATCTTGTAGATATTCTTTTCAGGTATCCAAGGAGGACGTTTTCCTTTCTTTGCATGTAGGAATGACGGGCGTACACAGCTGCCAGAAACTCCTGGATGGTTAAATGTACAAAGCTGAAAACTTCTCCCCTCCTTTTGCCCTCCATCACAAAGACCTCTGTGCAAACTCCAGAATAGACTGTTGCCTCTTTGACATTGATGCCACACTCTTTCAAGTCAGCCTCGTAGAAGATCAGTTTGCCTTTCTCCAGTTGACGGAACGCTAGCTCTGCTAGCTTCAAAACTACATTGTCACTTGTCATTGGGTAGTGCCCTTCTTTCATCCGGTCTGTCTGGCAGAGAAGGAGGTACGCGTACATCTCGGTCAGGGTGTTGGGCATGCCTCCTGTCACATTGTCatgcaacattttcttcattaCGGTGACTGTGATCCAGCAGAACACTGGTATCTGACACATGATGTTGAGGCTTTTTGATGACTTCACATGGTTGATGATTCTGATGGCAAGGTTATCATCGCGCAAACGCTTCTTGAAGTACTCCTCCCTCTGTTCATTAGCGAAGCCCTTCACCTCTGTCCACTGGTGGATGTGCTTTCGAGGGATCCGGCTACCTGCCGCAGGTCTGGACGTGATCCAGATGAGAGCGTTGCCGAGCAAATCTCCTGTGATGAGGTTGGTGATCAGCACATCTAGCGAGGCCGGCTCGGTCTCATCTCTCAAGACCTTGTTGTGCTTGAAGTTCAGGGGAAGTAGAGTCTCGTCCAGGCCGTCGAAGATGAAGAGGACTTTGAATTCTGTTCCCAAAGTCTCAATTGGTTTCATCTCAGGGAagaactgatggagcagctgcatCAGACTGTAGTCTTTCTCGCCAATGTTGGGATTCAGCTCACGGAAAGGAAGCGGGAAGAGGAAGGTGATGTCTtgattttcctcctcttccGCCCAGCTCAAGGTATACTTTTGTGTGCAGACAGTTTTACCCACTCCGGGTATACCCTGGGTAAGCACGGTTCTGATCTGCTTCTCTTGGTTGGGCTTAGGTTTGAAAATGTCACTAGCTTTAATGGACGTTTCTTCTGTCGTCACATGGTTGGACCTCTGCTGTCTGACCTCATACTCCTCGCTAAAGCCTCCCCAGGATCCTTCAATCACATGCAACTTGGTGTAGATTTTGTTCAGGTAGATGTTGTCTCCTTCATCTGCATTCCCTTCATAaatgttttggtattttttccTCAGGGTGAGTTTCAGTTTTTCTTGGATTGCACTAGGGCCAGTTTCTGTTCAAAGAATAAATTATAATTCCTCATTCCATTTTAGTTTTGTACAGTTCAATCTTATGTCTGTATgtctggaaaataaaatataacttgattgtgtgtgtaggcatgtttttatgttcttaCCTTTGCCTTCTTGATTGCTCGGAGCTGATAAggacagaaagagaagagaTCGTTGTAACATGGCCAAGCTGTTTTTCCTTATAAACTAACTACAGAGTCACAATTTGTATTTTATACATGTTTTACCTTCCTCGTACTTCTTCTTCAGTGTTTCAGCCCACAGATTGAGTTTCATTCTCATCAATATATCCACAGTGACTGTAACAGCACCATTATAGCCATAAGTCTGCACCAAAAGATCCACAGTGCCCGGCCTGTCTGCCCCATCGACCCGAGCCCTTGGAATATGAGGGAATCCTTCGAGAACATTGCTGTAAAGGAACCACTGGAGAGTCCTCAGGTCTTTATCAACCAGCTCCTCCAAAGTGTCCAAGAGCAGCACGGGCACACATGCCATAGTTGTTTTCTGGTCATGCGATCAACCAGTCCTGTTGTTTCATGCCCATCCTCTCGCAATGTTCAAATGCAGCAACAGTTTCAGTTTTGAGATGATGTACTTTGCACTCATGTGAGTGATATCACTTCTCACCGAGGTTTACAGTAAATGCTTTGTTCCCAACCCTGTTATCAGCTTTCCATAAGACTTTGTTTATGTCCCATGCATGCTGAAACAAGTTGAGCCAGTTCGGTCAAGTGGGTGGTATGCACGTATAGGGGAGACTGATGAAAAGCATAATAGTGAAGTAAAAGAATGTAAGCTTGTGAAAAGAGACTCCCGGTAGTACTTTATGCAACGTTATTAGTTTCACACTGTGTCACATGTACAGTTAAGTTCTTGTTTTGGTGaccagataaaaataaaaagggaaCATGAATGTCCTTCCCTCATGAGATGCAGGAGTTCAGCTCTagtgtgtttgcatgtcttTTTGATAGTCTGTTAGTGTGCTATTGTGATATGTTTACAGTATGCAAGGCACAACTCAGTGCTTCCTGTCAGTAGTGCAAAGTCAGTAGGTAAATATGTACTTCCTTTTCACAGGCAGGAGCAGGACCTATGAGAAAACAAGAAAGGCAGTGAACTAGCACTGTGGTTACAGCAATACAGTTAATAATATGTCAAAGAAATATGTGATCAGTGCCACACACTGGgtattttaattcaaataattAATTACATCTATCCTGTGTTTATATGTCAACACTGCTACCATAACCCTAATAAGTGTAGGGTATAATACTCCActtatattacaagtttgcaGTTACTAAAAATACACTAGTAACTTTTTGATAAAACAATATACATTAGGTCTCTGATGAATGATTTAAAAAAGCTGTTATAAATACAACTGTCTGTTAAATAGCAATATATCATTTGTTGGTTTCACATCAAAGGCATTTTCTATAACATGAAAAGTTGTGGCACCATGCGCTGTTTTTACAGTCTGGTGCAGAATGAGGTTTGCATGTTTCATGCGGTGGCAGTATTAAATCATACATATTTAATTAGTTTTACATGACCCTGGCCTTTCCATCGTTATCTACAGTAGATATGTGAAAAATCATGCAAAAGCTTTGATGCTATGGAGTTGAAATTTTTATCATGGGCCAAATATTTTGGACTGAGGGCTGAGTTCTGCCCATGGGCCACTATTTTCCTATATCACTGCTCTATAAGAATAAATCTTCACGATTAAACAGGCTgcatatgaaaaaaaagtctaagTTAATATTTATAAAGAGCTTAACACTCCAAACCTCGGCTAATCTGCCTTGTCAACACTGTCAGGGAGTGGTTTCATCAGATTTTTTTGACAGTAGCCTGGTTTAACAACCCCACCGCTACCATTTGATTTATAGGTTGCACTAAAATTTGTGACATTACCATTATCACTAGGCCCGAGTCACTTCAAGACAGTGAAAAAGGCGCAAACAAACACGCATGTCCAGATATAATCATGTAaagaataaatagataaataaaaataactttctgagtctggcaaaagaaaaaaataactttcatGTAGGATCTCATAGTTAATGAAAGACTCTGAAGTTTCCAGGGCCTTTAGAGGGCttgtgtgtaagatttagggggatttagtggcagctAGTGGTGAGTATtgaagattgcaaccagctgaaacttctcccagttagaattccttcgaTGTTCATTGTTAAGGAGACttttactgtgagctgaattatccacagatattagaggtct
Encoded here:
- the LOC125882953 gene encoding NACHT, LRR and PYD domains-containing protein 12-like encodes the protein MACVPVLLLDTLEELVDKDLRTLQWFLYSNVLEGFPHIPRARVDGADRPGTVDLLVQTYGYNGAVTVTVDILMRMKLNLWAETLKKKYEEAPSNQEGKETGPSAIQEKLKLTLRKKYQNIYEGNADEGDNIYLNKIYTKLHVIEGSWGGFSEEYEVRQQRSNHVTTEETSIKASDIFKPKPNQEKQIRTVLTQGIPGVGKTVCTQKYTLSWAEEEENQDITFLFPLPFRELNPNIGEKDYSLMQLLHQFFPEMKPIETLGTEFKVLFIFDGLDETLLPLNFKHNKVLRDETEPASLDVLITNLITGDLLGNALIWITSRPAAGSRIPRKHIHQWTEVKGFANEQREEYFKKRLRDDNLAIRIINHVKSSKSLNIMCQIPVFCWITVTVMKKMLHDNVTGGMPNTLTEMYAYLLLCQTDRMKEGHYPMTSDNVVLKLAELAFRQLEKGKLIFYEADLKECGINVKEATVYSGVCTEVFVMEGKRRGEVFSFVHLTIQEFLAAVYARHSYMQRKENVLLGYLKRISTRWFPKSVFSFHKIAIEKALESPDGRWDLFLRFLLGLSLKPNQELLGRILPLEAEGEEDVVRTIQFIKEKIKEEPEAKLNLFHCLSELREESLVQEIQSFVSSGRLEPKKLSPVQWSALTFELMTSEATEKFDLKKYIRSEEGVVKLLTVITSSTHALLNRCNLSENCCEMLASALSSTSSHLTGLDLSDNNLKDSGVKLLAVGLGSPHCKLRTLRLHKCKLEGACCAALAVALSTESTQLRELDLSTNDFQEAGVKALCVGLRSHHCKLETIRLNQCKLKENCCADLATVLKSDASHLKTLDLSNNLLKDSGVSLFTAGLRSPHCRLETLRLSWCGLTQKCCDHIGSALSSDSASVKELDLSGNNLGPDIQQLCAGLRSPHCKLETLRLNECCLQKCSADLASVLSSDTSLLKELDLSGNDLQDSEVNLLSAGLATSDCKLEALRLSFCGVTEKGCTYLASALSSNPSHLRQLDLSYNYLQDSGVKLISVHLNDPLCKLENLSVDHNAECYLKSTLKNYACTLTLDANTAARSLFLYDDRKQVTWVRERQQYPDHPERFESVSQVLCHQGLTQRHYWEVEWRGRWVDVAVAMKGIHRRASSHLCGFGYTEQSWSLYCSEDHYSAQYDHQSVEISAPPSRSHRVGVYLDWSGGTLSFYSVSSSGTLSHLYTFYSTFTEPLYPGFGMEDNDCSVTICTVESL